The genomic window aggaagatgctgttAGTTATAAACACCAACAACCGTCAATAACAACAGCGCCGCATGATGAACCCAAAGATGCTGTTGACGAGGAGTAAGGAaatgtcaataaaaaaacaacgaTTGATGTTGACGTTGACAGTATGGTTCTTGCTGACCAACAATACCAAGCCGGCTTGAAAGGACTTCATTCCGAAGAAAAAAAGATATCTCAGACACGCACGGCTCAACAAATTCGAGCAGGAGTTCATAAGGATCTTTCTCAACTGCTGGATGGATTCGTAActatgaagtttttatgttatcatttaaatatatatgttaccatttaagtcTTGTActttccgtttaaatatttacattatcgtttaacttTTGTTGTTTCCATTTAAATGTTTACGTTATCGTTTAAACATATATAGTTTCCACttaatttgttgtgtttttgtttaattatatatgttaccGTTTAATTGCAGGACTGTCATCtggacgatgtgatggacgcgtTAGTATGCATAATTCAGAAATCTCTAACGAGAGTACCATATCCATATAAAAAACGCGCCTCCATCACATAACCATTGGCTTTGTTCTTGTCCAAGCAGGAGGACACGACTGAGATGACTCtcgctatgatcggagatgcacCGTGTAACTTACATGGTGTTGACATAGTCATCCTCCTAATAATCATGAATGGTCACTTCCATCTTGTGGTTCTTgataatgacaaacaagaatacgggcattattcttcatgccaaagtgagGAGTACGATAGAGACGCGTTTGAAAtggtaagtttttttataactaGAATTTGATAAATAGTACTTTATTAATCGATATTCTAACCTCAAattgtatatctcgacagccGACACTATTTGACTAttgtatcgatatggagtttGGTGAAACAGTGACTCTAAAATACCCATTAGTTCACGACAGTGAAACTGCACGACAAAAAAGAGGAAGTGTTGGCCGCGCtatctatgtcatgcggtttatcgaacaGTTACTTGACGATggaaagctacggctaccgcaaacGGACGCCCTtatttgagattaaagtatgttgcccGAATACTTAAGGAAAGGAGCgcagccggcatcactgagaaaggCGATTCTACGACGGGGGtaaaaaatagttaatattgtttaaaggAGTGAAATAGAgttaatattgtttaaaggAATGCAAAACAGTTTtgacattaaaatttaaattatattcattattttccACTGACATGGCAAGGTTTCTCATGTAAATTTACTTGTGTTCGTTTCATGTCTGTATGCTTAactttctttgtttaaattttaattttattgtttaaatttcagtGTTACTTTTTAActttcaatgtttttgtttaaatatcaatgtttctatttaactTTCAGAGTTATCCTTTAAAAATAAGCGTATCTGCTTAACTTTcagtgtctctgtttaaaaaacaAAGTCTCTCTTTAAATAAcaaagtctctgtttaaatatcaaagtccctgtttaaaaatcaaaattgacaTGTAAATAAGATTGTtgctatttaaatttttgtttatttacaatgcctagtcggtgaCGGTTTCATTGCAAAATCTACGATTGTGGCTAGACTCGTAGCAGCAGCTGCAGCGTAACTCGCGGACCTCGGccgcttgtgactcgatcctcttccgTCTAGGATGCCCAAGTTGACTTCTCGTGATAGGCGGTCGCAAACGCAGTTCTCAATTGTcgtccgtaggcttgtcatggtcgggtatggggaaaatAGTTTCCATATACGccaatttgtaattgtcgacggtgaaatagccgctaataaatcaatGAACGTTGGTGTTTGTCTGCATTATTGTAGTGCAAGTGTGTTTGCACTGgctaccataaacttgccatctgcgaCATGAGAAAGTTTTACACGATAAATCTATGGAGTTGCTGCACTGATCAATCATTTCATAACAgtcatcgacacaatgaccaacacgaagatttcggctttccgCAACAAGTAGCTTTACCTTCAAATGTATATcggggcataagtaggtctcctaTTTGTTCACTTGCTCACGGAgggtgcataacatgcgcatcagctTAAACCTGTACGACGTAGAACACGTATACTTAAACACTGTTAAGCTAAGACACTGAAATTTAAACGGAAATAAACAactttaaatgataacaaaataCATTAAGCGATTACCtttataattaaacataaacaacattatTTAATCAGTAACAAGCAAGTTTAATGGATAAGAACCATTTTTAAgtgttaaataaaatcaacaatcaACTATCGTATGGAGTCGACAATTTTCGTCACTGGTAAATGCCGAGTTTCTTTAATCCATGTATTGAACGACTCTAccacatttgaatacatctcgcccCAACGTTCACCtttgaacagataattcgactgATATGACATATCTGATTTATAAATCAACCACTGATAGGCTTCTTGTGATGTGGCccgcagttcattcacggtatcatcgaatgcTTTAGTCGTGGATGCCCGCGCAATAtgaaagtatatggaccaacactcctccttcaatgccttcccaagtctaacattggctttcataaaattagcTTCCAAGTGTCAAAGACATTATGCATGAGAAAAAGAAGGGAAGACCGGTGCAATGGTGTtgacaaggcccttggacctatccgacacaaatgtaattatctcttcatAGTCTCCTTCATCATATAAAGCATCATCTAACTTCGAAATGAACCATGTCCAATTAGCATCGGTCttgttgtcgacaataccgaaggcgacgtggaaaaaactaTTATTTCCGTCTTTGCCTGTGGTACCCAATAGaataccccgatactttccaaggaggtgggtaccatcgagaaacgaTAGCGGCCTACAAGGCCTCTTGAATCCAATGATACATGcacagaaaaaaaagaatgcacATTTAAAACACTCACTGTCTCTTTCCACGATTGCAATGCTgtcggggtttgtctcaactaCCTTATCCatataccaaagcaacaaatcgtagctggagACGTCGCTGTTGTCGAGGAttacccgggcatgctctttacCCAACCAAgtttgcttgtatggaatgtggacaccatgttctcgtaacatgtccttctgaatgtcgatggccttgtacaagggctgCTCCTTAAGCTTTTGAATGACTCATgtgcttacccattttttggatgcttttgGGTGTGACACAGATCCAATTCAACCACGCAAGTGTGTGCCAggtgcattgtcttgattctgaaagtattcttattatattcctttgatgCATGGAGGTGCCTTGGACAATCAACGACAGCGCATTCTACAGTCACTcggtgtttttcattctttatgaatttgaaatcaaaattccgtttgatagCAAAATTTCGAAGTGCGTCTCTAAATGGTCAATGCTTACAAAACCTTGGACAACACCTCagattgatctgacgaggaaggaaggcatgacACACCATCAGGGTCGCCATGAGGTGGAACGAATACGCTcacagaatccgaattcctgccaacactttatTTTAAGCAGaaaacatcaatattttaagcggaaacatcaatattttaaatgtaaaatagATACTTTAAAcggaaaaataatattttaacagGAAACAGAAAAACTTAAACggaaaaacatatttttaaaggGAAACCGACAACTTTAAACGAAAACTGAACAACTCTAAACGAAAACTGGACAACTTTAAATGAAAATTGGGATGGGAAATAGTTAACAAAGCAAAACTTATGGTTTTGCCTTGGTTTATGCGAGAAGTGGATAATTAAGCGAAAACATATCCTTTTAAGaggaaactgggataattaagcaataattaacttctacagctatgtaaacataaaacataaaggagaactttacaacgagaagaaatcgttttcagtaggatgcGACAATGGAATATCATCTGTCTCAACCACTAGATCAATTGCAGCGCACTTGAAAAAGGCGTAAACGTAACACATGCGCtagaagtcaacctcgttttctatcAGACAAACCGTATATCCATTAGGTGTGACAAATTTCACCCTAACACAGGAAACATCCAAActccatcgctcacatatcccGCTAACACTGATTACTAAAAAATCAGCGCCGTGAACACTAGTATTCGTCCCTCCccattgtatctagcaatagcacaaaaactctccataataaacttgtatttttataaattgttattCTCTCACGGGATGATCAATGTGAatgaaaggaagaaattctcaccttatcgggCAACCGGCAAAACTCAAATCGAACAGAATAAATGGGGAAGAATTGAAAACTCCAACAATCTAAGGTGATGAATCTttcaaactttgtttgagacaacaaatgcaaaaataatgtaaaaagatATACAAAAAAGtttaacatgatgtgattggacaATTTTTTTCCCACCAATTTCAAAGGCATAGAAGAAATTTCACAACATGAACAATGCCCGAGTGAACTGAAGGGGGCAAAAAACAAgtgaaacaataacggaagAACTGTCCAAGATATGCAAAATTTGCAGAGACTGTTTGAGAAGATTTGAAATTCCTAAGAGATagacagtaattttcccttattcataacaatatataatgttttttgaAGATGCACTTATTTGCttaaaacactatatatatatatatatatattacattaccAATATCTTAACTCAAAAGTCAAGCTACACACCATACGTGAACACATatacaagtatttttattatgcaaaaCCATATACTATAGTTTCATTtcgcttttgtttttttttttctttctaatccAGAAGAGAACAGCCTTCCTTGGCGAGCACAAATACACTGCCGCCATCGCCCCTAGAGATCCTTAATTCCTCATCGAGGTATGTTGTCAATAACCAAGACTCAGCATTTCTATTGCCAATTGGAATTTTCAATGGAGGTTGGCCAGAAATGGTCTTTACTACGGAAGATGCAGCTTCTTGGATAGATGTGAATACACCCATTAAAGGGGAGAGATCGATGTTCTGACCCAAGAATTCCACCTTGTCGGGAAGTACTATAGAGTCTGTCAATTGTGGGGTGCCGATGATACCTTCCTCAAACTTGATCTGGATCATAAAGCAAGATGTCAAAAGTTTATGACATGATAATGGTTTGATGCAGCACATGACTAGAAGCAAGGGCTAAACATTCCCATGAAAGCAGGTTAAACATGTTTAGATCAAAACCAAGATGACAACTTGAGATGATGTCAATATGGAACCAAAAGTAGTGCCAAATTTGAGCTTTATTTAACTAACATCACATCTTGGATCTGACTATATGTCCTTTAGAAGTAAGATTTGTCCTACATAGAGCATTGTCTCTCTTCCTTCCATCCCTTCCAAAGTGTGCCATTTAACCAATTCTAGATTATTGAATTTGtaacataaaattaatcaatcatTGGCAAACTATTTATCACGCAATAACATCATCCAATCCATGCATTCCActggataaatcacaattacCACGCACCAGGTAACCCAACCTGAAAATTTTTGCCATTTATTCCAAGAAACTATTAGGCTACTAGTTATACAAACAAGCCAgagctatcattgcacaaggaGCTTTTCTTTTTCCCCTTAAACAAGCTATAAAAAGATCATGATTTAAAATTCTTCTTGACCCATGCATGATCTTAGTTAAATATAAAACAGAGTTATTGAAGACGAGGATTGTTTTCATTCTAGATTCTAAAACCATAGAAAAAACTAAAAGGCAAATGAATtccaataaaaatgaataagcCAAATTTGTAATCTTCTCATTATTGTTGTCGGGAGACAGATTCCAAGTCATTCCCGAGGATGTGTTTAAACTAAACAATCTTGCACAAGAttagattaagaaataaaatagataaaagcaAATGAAAGAAACACTTGGctaacttttcttttgttttctcaatTTCCATGCAATCCAGAAACACcctaagaaaaggaaaatcaatgACTGAATACTCTGtcacaacatcaacaaccaTAATATATCAGTCAAAGTCAATAATTGGTCATCAAACAATATTTTGATGCTCGTTTTGCTCCATAAACTCAAAGAAAACTACTACTTTTGTCAccgaattaaacaaaaaatattcactTTGATACCCTCGTCTCACAAAATTTATGGCGTGTCATTAAACCCATCTGATGTATTACTTTTGGTCTCAATTTAATTGAGGTATCAAAGAAGGCCGAAAGTGAACATATTTGTGTAACTAAAACACCAAAGTGACAAATTTCTTTTGGGGATTGAATGATCAAAACTGATTGTGGACTGTCACCAAATTAATTCACAATTTCTCCTAAAACAAATACTCTAACCTTTTTTCTAGGCCTTCCTTGCAGCACATGGACAAAGCCAAGAGCTTTCACTAGTTTTACAGGAAACatcagagaaagaaagaagtagGGATAGAAGTACCTGAACGCGCTTAGGGCTGCGGACTTCGAACTTAGCATTGGTGGTGACGGAAGTAGTAGCAAGTGGCCCAGCAAACTTCACCGAGTTCTGCACCGTGAACGCCTCCGAATCAATGGTCTGCGATATCTCCTCCACCTTCACCAGCTCCGGCAGCCTCCCCGATCCCAGCAACGGAAACAACTGGGAGAACGAAGTATACCTGCAAATCTCCAAAAATTCAAGCACAACcaatccaaaaaagaaaaaaaaaaaccctaaatcgaTCGGATTTGGTACATACGCGAGGATCCACTTGCCGTTGAGAAGGCTGAGTGCATCGGTTGGAGCAGGGGTGGGATTCTTGGCCTCGAGCTGGGTGATGAGCTCCACGATCTCAGCTCGTGTCTCGCTCGACGCCTTGAGCCCTCGATCAGTCCCGTAGAGTAGATCCTTCAGCTTCTGCTTCAGCTGGACGACCTCAGTGTTGACCTCCGCCACGGCGACGCTCGATGCTGGCTCTTCCCCTCCCCACTCGTCATCATCGACCACGGCGCGAACCCTGAAGGACGGCGCCGGCTTCGATCCACTCTTCAAGGTCAGGATCttggaggagaaggaggaggaggaggaggagagggacGCCGGAGATAGGCGCCGGGAACCGGCCGGCGAGACGGCGGGGATGGGCCTGAGAGTCAAGGCGTTGAACGTCGTCGACGATGACATCTCTGTCTCACTCTCGAATGGAACTCTGAAATGAGAGAGCTTTGGAGTACTATGACTTtgatttatagtttttttttaatttaaaaattcagggtttttttttaaaatagcatgtttttttattaaattatttaaaattaataatattaattatttgtattaacTCCGTGTTTttttagtataaaattatgctttattttaaaaattattataatctgcctttatttttataaataatagaaattaataaaatgtatatataatttaaacattaatagTAATTAATAGATTGACCACTAAGATTTGGCCATGTGGCATTATTAAAGATGAGGATGCGTGAAGCTTCTAGACAGAAtcttggaaaatatatatatacacaatacaaataatatataaatatatatataaataaagtatttGAATGGCATTCATGTGCTGAAGAGTGTgaatgtgagagagagagaaaaaaaaaagataatcttTTCTTGTTTCTGGGGATTTCTTTCGTGCACGTCACATTACTGGCATGCATTGGATATGTAGACATCATGCAAAgaattaactaatttaataatttaattaaattgaatccTCTCACTTTGTTCCTATTTATCTGTCATAAATAATTGAAtctcaaatattaataaaattaatttgttataaataataatattaaaatagcCGATGGCTACTATAATAATTGTGGTAACTATAATACtcgattatattttattatagggACTATTATATCATAGCTAGGGGCGGAGGGACAGGGGGCATATTTTATTATAGGGACTATTATATCGTAGCCAGGGGCTCAGAGACAGGGGGGCAGGGGGGCGGCCGCCCCCCTATCGCTGGCAGGATCAGTGGACCCCGTGGTCGGAAAATCCCTCCGCCCCCTTCCCTGCCAGGGCCGCCCTCCCTTTTCCCGGTGGCCAGCATCCCTCCTCAACTCCTCTTCTAAAGCTCTAACTCTAAGCCTCTAACCATGAGACTTCCCCCACCAATATCCGGTCATCCGCCCGAATCAAACTGCCACCCACCTGCAAGCTGCAGCTAGCAGAATGAAGCAAGAACGCCGAGTCGTGCCTACCGCCAATGAATGCTTTGGAATTGGGATACAAGCAAGGTCTAATCACATTTAAAATAgccaataaatttttaaaacatgttaCTTTGCAGCTGTAAAGTTATGAGATATCTGTTGGCACATTCCATATCACGTGGTGCTACATGCTACTAgtgttattaaatatattatatatatatatatatatatatatatatatatatatatatatatatatatatatatatattcagaggATTTAGATTTTGTTAGTGTTGTTACAAACTTATAAAGTGATATTGAGTCTttctcaattctcatccaaTTTCATCCGTTTTGAAAGAGGTTGTAAGCCTGGGAACAGAGATTCTGAATTATTCTTTATAAATCAACACTTGCAACTCAAGTTATAATCCCCATCTATTTTCTCTCCAACTTGTTTGATCTCTTTGTCCGGcaggtgaatttttttttaatcttcttatttgtttgattatttctttattctttttttttttgtcatttatgaaataatttttacaaaattatttgaaatgttTATGAATTAAAATCGATTAATGTAATATGTGGATTGATAATTTGATATCACATTATTGATTATTAGATTTAGAGATGTATCATGTAAAttgatatcattaatttaatttatagatttgagtgatattaaaatcaaaatttgtgatttactaataaataaaaaaaaattatctttaaattttttttaaatataagttatcactttaaaataaaatttcatttctaagatc from Dioscorea cayenensis subsp. rotundata cultivar TDr96_F1 chromosome 9, TDr96_F1_v2_PseudoChromosome.rev07_lg8_w22 25.fasta, whole genome shotgun sequence includes these protein-coding regions:
- the LOC120269228 gene encoding probable plastid-lipid-associated protein 2, chloroplastic; amino-acid sequence: MSSSTTFNALTLRPIPAVSPAGSRRLSPASLSSSSSSFSSKILTLKSGSKPAPSFRVRAVVDDDEWGGEEPASSVAVAEVNTEVVQLKQKLKDLLYGTDRGLKASSETRAEIVELITQLEAKNPTPAPTDALSLLNGKWILAYTSFSQLFPLLGSGRLPELVKVEEISQTIDSEAFTVQNSVKFAGPLATTSVTTNAKFEVRSPKRVQIKFEEGIIGTPQLTDSIVLPDKVEFLGQNIDLSPLMGVFTSIQEAASSVVKTISGQPPLKIPIGNRNAESWLLTTYLDEELRISRGDGGSVFVLAKEGCSLLD